The Carassius gibelio isolate Cgi1373 ecotype wild population from Czech Republic chromosome B22, carGib1.2-hapl.c, whole genome shotgun sequence genome window below encodes:
- the tjp3 gene encoding tight junction protein ZO-3 isoform X2, with amino-acid sequence MEEMTIWEQHTVMLSKDSKVGFGFAVSGGLDKPVNGDTAVVVSDVLPSGPAMGRLQTRDQIVMVNGVSMEKVTSLYTIQSLRSCGKTANITVKRPRTIQIPASNRPTRSASQSNILDDDMPQRRGQRNTDTSRNQRARSVTPDRNGHDLPIMSGFKRLPNQDVQDRPIRTTLIKKKPTDEYGMKLGSQIFIKHMTPTGLAAKEGSLQEGDLVLKINGLTTENLSLLETKHLVEKSRGKLTMLVLRDDRKFLVSIPEVEDSPQNSADERREDSSSELEEISDLDSDLPATRTSRPRDRRSRRNRANPVSKPRESPPLRSTLTRPPAQSVPPRRVPSESESDRSNSPPASRHGTLDNRYKVLPGISALPNPRASPVTQNWNPSTASQPRRAVSESDSDRSASPPPRRESPKPENHSRYKVLPDLPPPGMKSSSLSKSQDFPRSMPSPYRPPPRAASESESDDSTGPQRSQESRNRYRATPEVVAVPVMDPPKWAKPSTPVQRAPSESESDASYNSPPRAQSPVSKTSRRRPGSEMQVPVINSRQDSSLRAAPVRPPPEDSSESERAPSPVRRSESPSHNSDLSFPRANGTLRSNVSVPNHSFLSSKTDEEPLYLLPPDAVPTPNPGYSSDQNHVSFVKEGNVGLRLVGGNDVGIFVGGVQPNSPAQKQGMQEGDQILEVNGVDFSHFTREEAAMYLMNVHAGDRIDIRTQNKMDIYRKILKSSLGDSFYIRTHFDHVAESSVGLSFTRGEVFRVVDTMHRGKLGTWLAVRMGNDLHELDKGTIPNQTRAETLANLEQAQRISAAERQASGPRAEFWKLRGLRGAKKNVRRTRDDLLQLTIQGKFPAYEKVVLKEANFKRPIVILGPLNDIANEKLARELPNEFEVAEMVPRSGSESSSSVIKLDTVRQIAEQEKHPLLDITPTAVERLNYIQYHPMVLFLDPHSRKDVKSMRQKYMPGSNKSSRRLYAQALKLRKHYSHLFSARIDLQPNTNMWYDVLKDKIRQQQSKPVWVSETALEGGADEDLDAFNRENNSDYLSGASDYEDTDGEAITDGEAYTDNEDLEEPSVGIARNRGTALARSSEPATGQNHSPEPSYDPEPYLEEEPEYTLHPREIPPILHVPEPRSSRLVSGSPQQEDDVPSQRSFSDSDFSAGDLAAPPAPSDVPPNFRAPDPKEVQSETPPLSVIEEKLQQARMAEPERKPSPSFIVLAHHEAMQMRRTQIRGSDSDSDEDERDDEFSVDDDEPDDIEWGPATEL; translated from the exons ATGGAGGAGATGACGATATGGGAGCAGCACACGGTCATGTTATCGAAA GATTCCAAGGTCGGCTTTGGTTTTGCGGTCTCAGGTGGGCTTGACAAGCCAGTAAACGGAGACACAGCAGTGGTGGTCTCTGACGTGCTTCCCAGCGGTCCCGCCATGGGTCGTCTTCA GACACGGGATCAGATAGTTATGGTGAATGGCGTTTCGATGGAGAAGGTCACCTCACTGTACACCATTCAAAGTCTGAGGAGCTGCGGGAAAACGGCAAACATT ACTGTGAAGAGGCCACGCACAATTCAGATCCCTGCGAGCAACAGACCGACTCGTTCTGCCTCGCAATCCAACATACTAGACGACGATATGCCGCAGAGGAGGGGTCAGCGCAACACCGACACCAGCCGTAACCAGCGAGCTCGAAGCGTGACCCCTGACCGCAATGGCCACGACCTTCCCATCATGTCCGGCTTCAAGAGACTTCCCAATCAGGATGTGCAAGACAGACCCATCAGAACAACCCTTATCAAGAAAAAACCCACAGACG AGTACGGCATGAAGTTGGGGAGCCAGATTTTTATCAAACACATGACTCCCACTGGTCTGGCTGCCAAAGAGGGCAGCCTTCAAGAAGGAGATCTTGTTTTGAAG ATTAACGGCCTGACGACAGAAAATCTGTCCTTGCTGGAGACCAAGCACCTGGTGGAGAAGTCTAGAGGTAAACTGACCATGTTGGTGTTGAGGGATGACCGAAAGTTCCTCGTCAGCATTCCTGAAGTGGAGGACAGTCCTCAAAACAGTGCCGACGAGAGGCGGGAAGACAGTAGCTCGGAGCTGGAGG AAATCTCAGACCTGGATTCGGACCTCCCCGCCACCCGAACATCCCGTCCGAGGGACCGTCGTTCTCGCAG AAATCGTGCCAACCCTGTGTCAAAGCCACGAGAATCGCCTCCTCTGCGCTCTACCCTCACAAGACCACCCGCTCAATCAGTGCCCCCTCGCAGAG TTCCCTCCGAGTCTGAATCCGACCGCAGTAACTCGCCTCCAGCGTCAAGACATGGCACTCTTGATAACCGATACAA GGTTCTCCCCGGGATCTCTGCGTTGCCAAATCCTCGAGCCTCACCCGTCACCCAGAACTGGAACCCCTCCACTGCCTCCCAGCCTCGCAGAG CCGTGTCCGAGTCCGATTCAGACCGAAGCGCCTCTCCTCCCCCAAGACGTGAGAGTCCCAAACCTGAAAATCACTCCAGATACAA GGTGCTTCCCGATCTTCCTCCTCCGGGTATGAAGTCTTCCTCTCTTAGCAAGTCTCAGGATTTCCCTCGCAGCATGCCGTCTCCTTACAGGCCTCCACCCAGAG CTGCATCAGAGTCTGAATCAGACGATAGCACCGGACCTCAGCGCAGCCAGGAGTCACGAAATAGATACAG GGCAACACCTGAGGTCGTGGCAGTCCCTGTAATGGATCCCCCAAAATGGGCAAAACCCTCAACGCCTGTACAGAgag CTCCCTCAGAATCTGAATCAGATGCGAGTTACAACTCTCCTCCGAGAGCACAGTCTCCAGTCAGTAAAACCTCCAGACGCAGACCAGG ATCTGAAATGCAAGTGCCGGTCATCAACAGCCGACAGGATTCTTCGCTCAGAGCCGCTCCTGTCAGACCACCACCTGAAG ATTCCTCTGAATCAGAAAGAGCCCCGTCGCCTGTCAGGAGATCGGAGAGTCCCAGCCACAACAGTGATCTCAG TTTCCCACGTGCTAACGGCACTCTCCGCTCTAACGTGTCTGTTCCGAACCACAGCTTTTTGAGTT CGAAAACTGATGAGGAGCCACTTTATTTACTTCCTCCAGACGCAGTGCCAACACCAAACCCGGG GTACAGCTCAGATCAGAACCATGTCAGCTTTGTGAAGGAGGGCAATGTTGGGTTGAGGTTGGTGGGAGGAAATGATGTTGGCATCTTTGTTGGTGGTGTCCAGCCCAACAGTCCTGCCCAGAAACAAGGCATGCAAGAGGGTGATCAGATACTGGAG GTGAATGGTGTGGACTTCAGTCACTTCACCAGAGAGGAAGCAGCTATGTATCTCATGAACGTCCACGCTGGTGACCGTATCGATATCCGGACTCAAAACAAAATGGACA TCTACAGGAAGATATTGAAGTCCAGCCTTGGTGACTCTTTCTACATCCGCACACACTTTGACCATGTGGCTGAAAGCAGTGTTGGATTAAGCTTCACCAGAGGCGAGGTGTTCAGAGTGGTGGACACTATGCACCGTGGGAAGCTGGGAACCTGGCTAGCTGTGCGCATGGGCAATGATCTACATGAGCTGGACAAAGGCACCATTCCTAACCAGACCAG GGCTGAAACTTTGGCGAATTTAGAGCAAGCACAGAGAATTAGTGCGGCTGAACGCCAGGCCTCCGGCCCCAGAGCTGAATTCTGGAAGTTACGGGGTCTCCGAGGGGCCAAAAAGAATGTCAGAAGAACCCGCGATGACCTCCTACAGTTGACAATTCAAGGCAAATTTCCAGCATATGAGAAAGTCGTTCTGAAAGAGG CCAATTTCAAACGGCCTATCGTCATTTTGGGTCCTCTGAATGACATTGCAAATGAGAAGCTGGCCCGAGAGTTACCAAACGAATTTGAAGTTGCAG AAATGGTACCCAGAAGTGGAAGTGAAAGTTCATCCAGTGTCATCAAACTGGACACAGTGAGGCAAATAGCAGAGCAG GAAAAGCATCCCTTGCTGGACATTACACCCACTGCTGTAGAAAGATTAAATTATATCCAGTACCATCCCATGGTGCTCTTCTTGGATCCTCATAGTCGAAAAGACGTGAAGTCAATGAGGCAAAAATACATGCCAGGCTCCAACAAGAGCTCTCGTCGCCTATATGCCCAGGCCTTAAAGCTGAGGAAACACTATAGTCATCTATTTTCCG CACGTATTGATCTTCAGCCTAATACAAACATGTGGTATGATGTTTTGAAAGACAAGATTCGGCAGCAGCAATCTAAACCGGTCTGGGTGTCAGAAACTGCG CTGGAGGGAGGCGCAGATGAAGACCTTGACGCATTCAACCGTGAAAATAACTCTGACTACCTCAGTGGTGCCAGCGACTATGAGGACACAGACGGTGAGGCCATTACGGATGGTGAAGCCTACACCGACAACGAGGACCTGGAAGAGCCCTCTGTAGGCATCGCCAGAAACCGCGGCACTGCACTGGCCCGCTCCTCGGAGCCTGCCACTGGGCAAAATCATAGTCCTGAACCTTCCTATGACCCAGAGCCATACCTGGAGGAAGAGCCCGAGTACACCCTACATCCTAGGGAAATACCTCCCATCCTCCATGTTCCAGAGCCCCGATCTTCACGCCTTGTCTCTGGCAGTCCCCAACAAGAAGACGATGTCCCCTCTCAGCGGAGTTTCTCCGATTCAGACTTTAGTGCAGGTGATTTGGCTGCACCACCAGCACCTTCCGATGTTCCACCCAACTTCAGGGCACCAGATCCCAAAGAAGTCCAATCAGAGACCCCTCCACTGTCAGTAATAGAGGAGAAACTACAACAG GCCCGTATGGCAGAACCAGAAAGGAAACCCTCCCCTTCATTTATAGT ACTGGCACACCACGAAGCCATGCAAATGCGGAGAACACAGATCAGAGGAAGCGACAGTGACAGCGATGAAGATGAAAGAGATGATGAATTTAGTGTAGATGATGATGAACCTGATGACATTGAATGGGGACCTGCAACAGAGCTGTAA
- the tjp3 gene encoding tight junction protein ZO-3 isoform X1 encodes MEVRFKGTKADMEEMTIWEQHTVMLSKDSKVGFGFAVSGGLDKPVNGDTAVVVSDVLPSGPAMGRLQTRDQIVMVNGVSMEKVTSLYTIQSLRSCGKTANITVKRPRTIQIPASNRPTRSASQSNILDDDMPQRRGQRNTDTSRNQRARSVTPDRNGHDLPIMSGFKRLPNQDVQDRPIRTTLIKKKPTDEYGMKLGSQIFIKHMTPTGLAAKEGSLQEGDLVLKINGLTTENLSLLETKHLVEKSRGKLTMLVLRDDRKFLVSIPEVEDSPQNSADERREDSSSELEEISDLDSDLPATRTSRPRDRRSRRNRANPVSKPRESPPLRSTLTRPPAQSVPPRRVPSESESDRSNSPPASRHGTLDNRYKVLPGISALPNPRASPVTQNWNPSTASQPRRAVSESDSDRSASPPPRRESPKPENHSRYKVLPDLPPPGMKSSSLSKSQDFPRSMPSPYRPPPRAASESESDDSTGPQRSQESRNRYRATPEVVAVPVMDPPKWAKPSTPVQRAPSESESDASYNSPPRAQSPVSKTSRRRPGSEMQVPVINSRQDSSLRAAPVRPPPEDSSESERAPSPVRRSESPSHNSDLSFPRANGTLRSNVSVPNHSFLSSKTDEEPLYLLPPDAVPTPNPGYSSDQNHVSFVKEGNVGLRLVGGNDVGIFVGGVQPNSPAQKQGMQEGDQILEVNGVDFSHFTREEAAMYLMNVHAGDRIDIRTQNKMDIYRKILKSSLGDSFYIRTHFDHVAESSVGLSFTRGEVFRVVDTMHRGKLGTWLAVRMGNDLHELDKGTIPNQTRAETLANLEQAQRISAAERQASGPRAEFWKLRGLRGAKKNVRRTRDDLLQLTIQGKFPAYEKVVLKEANFKRPIVILGPLNDIANEKLARELPNEFEVAEMVPRSGSESSSSVIKLDTVRQIAEQEKHPLLDITPTAVERLNYIQYHPMVLFLDPHSRKDVKSMRQKYMPGSNKSSRRLYAQALKLRKHYSHLFSARIDLQPNTNMWYDVLKDKIRQQQSKPVWVSETALEGGADEDLDAFNRENNSDYLSGASDYEDTDGEAITDGEAYTDNEDLEEPSVGIARNRGTALARSSEPATGQNHSPEPSYDPEPYLEEEPEYTLHPREIPPILHVPEPRSSRLVSGSPQQEDDVPSQRSFSDSDFSAGDLAAPPAPSDVPPNFRAPDPKEVQSETPPLSVIEEKLQQARMAEPERKPSPSFIVLAHHEAMQMRRTQIRGSDSDSDEDERDDEFSVDDDEPDDIEWGPATEL; translated from the exons ATGGAAGTGAGATTTAAAGGGACG AAAGCAGACATGGAGGAGATGACGATATGGGAGCAGCACACGGTCATGTTATCGAAA GATTCCAAGGTCGGCTTTGGTTTTGCGGTCTCAGGTGGGCTTGACAAGCCAGTAAACGGAGACACAGCAGTGGTGGTCTCTGACGTGCTTCCCAGCGGTCCCGCCATGGGTCGTCTTCA GACACGGGATCAGATAGTTATGGTGAATGGCGTTTCGATGGAGAAGGTCACCTCACTGTACACCATTCAAAGTCTGAGGAGCTGCGGGAAAACGGCAAACATT ACTGTGAAGAGGCCACGCACAATTCAGATCCCTGCGAGCAACAGACCGACTCGTTCTGCCTCGCAATCCAACATACTAGACGACGATATGCCGCAGAGGAGGGGTCAGCGCAACACCGACACCAGCCGTAACCAGCGAGCTCGAAGCGTGACCCCTGACCGCAATGGCCACGACCTTCCCATCATGTCCGGCTTCAAGAGACTTCCCAATCAGGATGTGCAAGACAGACCCATCAGAACAACCCTTATCAAGAAAAAACCCACAGACG AGTACGGCATGAAGTTGGGGAGCCAGATTTTTATCAAACACATGACTCCCACTGGTCTGGCTGCCAAAGAGGGCAGCCTTCAAGAAGGAGATCTTGTTTTGAAG ATTAACGGCCTGACGACAGAAAATCTGTCCTTGCTGGAGACCAAGCACCTGGTGGAGAAGTCTAGAGGTAAACTGACCATGTTGGTGTTGAGGGATGACCGAAAGTTCCTCGTCAGCATTCCTGAAGTGGAGGACAGTCCTCAAAACAGTGCCGACGAGAGGCGGGAAGACAGTAGCTCGGAGCTGGAGG AAATCTCAGACCTGGATTCGGACCTCCCCGCCACCCGAACATCCCGTCCGAGGGACCGTCGTTCTCGCAG AAATCGTGCCAACCCTGTGTCAAAGCCACGAGAATCGCCTCCTCTGCGCTCTACCCTCACAAGACCACCCGCTCAATCAGTGCCCCCTCGCAGAG TTCCCTCCGAGTCTGAATCCGACCGCAGTAACTCGCCTCCAGCGTCAAGACATGGCACTCTTGATAACCGATACAA GGTTCTCCCCGGGATCTCTGCGTTGCCAAATCCTCGAGCCTCACCCGTCACCCAGAACTGGAACCCCTCCACTGCCTCCCAGCCTCGCAGAG CCGTGTCCGAGTCCGATTCAGACCGAAGCGCCTCTCCTCCCCCAAGACGTGAGAGTCCCAAACCTGAAAATCACTCCAGATACAA GGTGCTTCCCGATCTTCCTCCTCCGGGTATGAAGTCTTCCTCTCTTAGCAAGTCTCAGGATTTCCCTCGCAGCATGCCGTCTCCTTACAGGCCTCCACCCAGAG CTGCATCAGAGTCTGAATCAGACGATAGCACCGGACCTCAGCGCAGCCAGGAGTCACGAAATAGATACAG GGCAACACCTGAGGTCGTGGCAGTCCCTGTAATGGATCCCCCAAAATGGGCAAAACCCTCAACGCCTGTACAGAgag CTCCCTCAGAATCTGAATCAGATGCGAGTTACAACTCTCCTCCGAGAGCACAGTCTCCAGTCAGTAAAACCTCCAGACGCAGACCAGG ATCTGAAATGCAAGTGCCGGTCATCAACAGCCGACAGGATTCTTCGCTCAGAGCCGCTCCTGTCAGACCACCACCTGAAG ATTCCTCTGAATCAGAAAGAGCCCCGTCGCCTGTCAGGAGATCGGAGAGTCCCAGCCACAACAGTGATCTCAG TTTCCCACGTGCTAACGGCACTCTCCGCTCTAACGTGTCTGTTCCGAACCACAGCTTTTTGAGTT CGAAAACTGATGAGGAGCCACTTTATTTACTTCCTCCAGACGCAGTGCCAACACCAAACCCGGG GTACAGCTCAGATCAGAACCATGTCAGCTTTGTGAAGGAGGGCAATGTTGGGTTGAGGTTGGTGGGAGGAAATGATGTTGGCATCTTTGTTGGTGGTGTCCAGCCCAACAGTCCTGCCCAGAAACAAGGCATGCAAGAGGGTGATCAGATACTGGAG GTGAATGGTGTGGACTTCAGTCACTTCACCAGAGAGGAAGCAGCTATGTATCTCATGAACGTCCACGCTGGTGACCGTATCGATATCCGGACTCAAAACAAAATGGACA TCTACAGGAAGATATTGAAGTCCAGCCTTGGTGACTCTTTCTACATCCGCACACACTTTGACCATGTGGCTGAAAGCAGTGTTGGATTAAGCTTCACCAGAGGCGAGGTGTTCAGAGTGGTGGACACTATGCACCGTGGGAAGCTGGGAACCTGGCTAGCTGTGCGCATGGGCAATGATCTACATGAGCTGGACAAAGGCACCATTCCTAACCAGACCAG GGCTGAAACTTTGGCGAATTTAGAGCAAGCACAGAGAATTAGTGCGGCTGAACGCCAGGCCTCCGGCCCCAGAGCTGAATTCTGGAAGTTACGGGGTCTCCGAGGGGCCAAAAAGAATGTCAGAAGAACCCGCGATGACCTCCTACAGTTGACAATTCAAGGCAAATTTCCAGCATATGAGAAAGTCGTTCTGAAAGAGG CCAATTTCAAACGGCCTATCGTCATTTTGGGTCCTCTGAATGACATTGCAAATGAGAAGCTGGCCCGAGAGTTACCAAACGAATTTGAAGTTGCAG AAATGGTACCCAGAAGTGGAAGTGAAAGTTCATCCAGTGTCATCAAACTGGACACAGTGAGGCAAATAGCAGAGCAG GAAAAGCATCCCTTGCTGGACATTACACCCACTGCTGTAGAAAGATTAAATTATATCCAGTACCATCCCATGGTGCTCTTCTTGGATCCTCATAGTCGAAAAGACGTGAAGTCAATGAGGCAAAAATACATGCCAGGCTCCAACAAGAGCTCTCGTCGCCTATATGCCCAGGCCTTAAAGCTGAGGAAACACTATAGTCATCTATTTTCCG CACGTATTGATCTTCAGCCTAATACAAACATGTGGTATGATGTTTTGAAAGACAAGATTCGGCAGCAGCAATCTAAACCGGTCTGGGTGTCAGAAACTGCG CTGGAGGGAGGCGCAGATGAAGACCTTGACGCATTCAACCGTGAAAATAACTCTGACTACCTCAGTGGTGCCAGCGACTATGAGGACACAGACGGTGAGGCCATTACGGATGGTGAAGCCTACACCGACAACGAGGACCTGGAAGAGCCCTCTGTAGGCATCGCCAGAAACCGCGGCACTGCACTGGCCCGCTCCTCGGAGCCTGCCACTGGGCAAAATCATAGTCCTGAACCTTCCTATGACCCAGAGCCATACCTGGAGGAAGAGCCCGAGTACACCCTACATCCTAGGGAAATACCTCCCATCCTCCATGTTCCAGAGCCCCGATCTTCACGCCTTGTCTCTGGCAGTCCCCAACAAGAAGACGATGTCCCCTCTCAGCGGAGTTTCTCCGATTCAGACTTTAGTGCAGGTGATTTGGCTGCACCACCAGCACCTTCCGATGTTCCACCCAACTTCAGGGCACCAGATCCCAAAGAAGTCCAATCAGAGACCCCTCCACTGTCAGTAATAGAGGAGAAACTACAACAG GCCCGTATGGCAGAACCAGAAAGGAAACCCTCCCCTTCATTTATAGT ACTGGCACACCACGAAGCCATGCAAATGCGGAGAACACAGATCAGAGGAAGCGACAGTGACAGCGATGAAGATGAAAGAGATGATGAATTTAGTGTAGATGATGATGAACCTGATGACATTGAATGGGGACCTGCAACAGAGCTGTAA